The following DNA comes from Rhipicephalus microplus isolate Deutch F79 chromosome 6, USDA_Rmic, whole genome shotgun sequence.
TGTCTCATCTTTGTACTATCGGCTGCATTTGGCTTTGTGTGGCTTAGAGCTgctttgtcatgaaacaacaatcggcaaaggTTCAGCAAttacacttcaccaccttaaccttttaggctgACCAATTCAAAtctggtcacgaagttcaaaacagactgctttttctttcaaagcaaaaccaaaacacaagaataaacaaAGCCACCAGTGCGTTCAAAGCCTGCAAGCATGATGACTAGGCGAATTcgtgtattacccatcattcccatggctgCTTAACTattgcagtgccagagtcccctatagttaattttagaaaactctatggtggCGGGTACCTTGCAAGTGTCCTTGTGATAGTTCCCCCAAGAGAGTCTACAAGCTCCAGAAGGGCTCCTCTCACAGCTTTTgctatgactgtgctgcgtgtttcaCGCAGGCCTGGTGATTTTCGGTTCCTACTTTTGCTCGTGTCGGCACGACTGCCTTCAGTAACGAATTTCATACTACTGGATACTTTCCAAACAATTACGTCTATACCGTTTATGAATATAGGTGAGCCTGTGTTGGGTTGTTCTTTTTGACAGCCGACTGTGGCGTACATGTCACTGTGGCAATGCTGGGCAATAAAAGTTTTTGGCGTGCGGAATGATAGCATTCGCTGCCCAGAAAGCATAATCGCGCTTCAAATTTTGTATTCACAAGGCCTCACAATGTTCATGCAAGACTAATAGCACTATTGTTTTACTGAAGAGGTAACCTTTCTTTCTGGCATGATAGCAGTGCACAGTAAGAACAAATGCACGGAGAGCACTTGATCTATCATTTTCTCTTGGTCTGTATTTGTTATGCTAAATGCTTCTAGCACAGCTTGGTTCCAACTCGCCCGACTGGCCATGTTTGTGCAGTACTTTGTTTTGGTCATCACACTTCATTGTACTTTTCATGACGTATACCTCCAGCTTGTTCTGGACAAATGGGCAAGTACTCTGCTGTCAACACCGGTTAACGAAAGGGCGTGTTTCATTCAGTGCAATTTAACAAGTGTAGAAGGCCAGCGACATTAAGTATTCGCTTCTTATTCGTATGGCACTGCTTATGTTAATAGCACTGCAAATCTTGTCACGTCACGCGCGGATTCTGTCAAGTATTTGAAATAAGGCAAAGTAGCACCATCTGCGTACTAGTGGTCACATTTACATGCAGTCTTCCACTTTCTGAAGAGAGAGTGAAGCTTGCGCAGGATGGACGGCTACTAGATATTGCACGGTGTACGCGACTGCAACCGTAGGCGTTGGCCACACGCGCCACGTCATCGAGAAGGCGATCCGCTCGTTTCGTTGCTGTTTGCGCGGCCGCCGTTTCTCAGTGCATCGGCAATATGCCCATAGTCAACTGCCTCTCCAAGTCCTGCGCCGTGAGCGAGCCGTCGATCGCCTCGACGTTCGGGTTGAACACCGAGTAGGCGCTGAGCTCGCCACGCAGCCGGGGCCTCTTGCGGAAGTTCGTGAACATCACGTAGAACACGCTTATCGCGAAGAACACGGCTCCGAATTCGAGCACCACAAACAGCGTCATCAGCAGGCACCACAGCGTCAACTTGAGCACCAGAGTGGCCACGTCGAGCTTCGTCCAGCGACCGCAGGACTCCTCGTCCACCACAGGTTCGTCGGTGACCACTATGCGAGAAGACGGCGGTGACGCGGCCATCGGAGGAGTTTGTACGGGTTCTCGTCTCTTGCGAAGCTTTGTCAACGTGGCCGGCTGAAAACAAAAAGTAAGAAAGATGACCGAGCTAGCTATAAACACAGCTCGGCGACAGGAACAGGTAACCTCACCTTGGCATCGCTGTCAGTGTCGTTGCTTTCGCTCTGAGAACCCGATTTCGCGCGGTCAGGCTGTTCGGGCGCTTTGGCAGCCTCCTGTTTCACCTTGAGCTGTGCGCGAAATTTGGCGAGTTCTTCCTCCATACGTTCCATTCTCTCTTTTTCATGCTGCTGACTCGCTCGACTGTGCCATGTCGGCTGCACAGCAGCTGCCGCCGTCACATAGTTGCCGATTTGTGTTCCGTTCGCCGCCTTTTCTGAACAAACGCGGATTTCTCGCGTAACCCGGTAGTTTGCCAGCGCCCGCGTGGAAAAATCGTCGCGTTATTAAGCGCTTATCGGGCAGTTTTTCTCGTAATGTTCGGGTCATCGTTCACGCGTTTTTAAGCTGCGCTTTTTTAACTCGCCGAAGGGCGATCTAAAGGACAGGGGGCCGCCTCTCGCGATCCCAAAAATGTCCCGCGCATGTCGATGTGTAGCGCGTTCCATGGAGTGAACCCCCTGCGTCGTTTTTGAAGGAACGTGAGGCGCGACTAGCGCTTTTTCGTCGTGCGAAGCCGCGCTGCTAGGCAAGTTTTTCTGCCTTACGTTTTGTCGCTAACGTTTAGATTGCGTGCGATCCCCGTTACATTCCTTTCTCGCCTTTCTCCCCGTCCTGTTTTGTGCTCAGGAGTCCCGACTCCTCAAAAATCCGCCAGGCCGATGATGTTTTCGTAAGTGTTGGCCCGTTTCTTTTAGGTGGAAACTGTCGGCAGTAGATGCTGTTCAGAGCTGTCTGTGGAGCTTTCCTAACGTGTTGCTTTGCTACGTTTGTCATGGCTTGGAGGTCGCACGGCAAGAACAACCTCGATTTGGTGCGCAACTTGAAGCGTAAGTAATGCAAAGCGCTCCGGGTCGGGAGATCGAGCGCTGTTGAGTGTTTGATCTTTCGGTGGAGCCGAAACGTCGTGCGTCTTCGAAATGTTAGCGGCAAGGTTCTATTCGCCGCAGGCAATGGAATCATCAGGACCCAGAAAGTTGAAGACGTGATGAGTAGCGTTGACAGAGGAAACTACTGCCCGCACAACCCCTACATGGATTCACCGCAGGGGATCGGATACGCCGTCACAATCAGCGCACCGCACATGGTACGGCCTCATTTAAAAAGCAGCATGCACTCTTCAGACCCTAAAGGCACATGCGGCTGCGTTGCATGTGTTGATGAAGGGGcgtgcccagttttttttttttttttttgtgcatcacGTCCTAAAAGACTACGAAAAGCCGGTAGTCTTCGCATGCGTAGTTGTGTCGTAGGATTAAAAGCGCTTACTGCCGCTTCAGCTTCTGACGCAGGTATAAACTTGTTCATTAGCGGCTTTATATGCGATAGGTGAACGCATTTTCTGCAAAGGCTTTAGTTGGCTTTATTAATATGGAATGTTTGCGTATGTTTGTAGTCTTCTAATGAGTGCCGTGTCTCGAACGGCCAAAATGCTGAGTTTACAGTAATCGATGATGAGTCTATATATAGCTTACTTGCTCAAGAGAACTCACCAATAAATAATTACCACGTATAAACATGTATGTATACTGCATGGTTTCCCATACTTCATTTTTCACACCtcattttttatgtattttttgaTCACGTTGATGATCACATAAGCCCAACCAGGTAACATTTAGTGCTTTAGGTGTTAGATGAAAAATCAGCTGACATACCTTCATGCCAGGATTTCCAGAGGGAATATATTTCCCTGTTGTGTTAGCAGCTACTGTATAATGCGAATTGGCCTCCAAGGTACGACTGTCCAGATAAAAATTCACATTTGTCTGCTGCTTTTTAACAGAAGCCATATAAAAATAGATTTCCATTCAACTTCATGTGGTTGGCATCActtactgatttttttttgttgcatcaAGCTTTATTCTACATTTTATTGGTTGTCAATGTGTTTGCACGAATATTTTCACTGCTGTTTCATATTCTAAAGGTTCATTTTTCTGGGAAAGGTTGGTGCGATTGTGCATAGCTGCTAGCTGTCTATATGAAATGGTGGAAGTTAGCAACAGAGTTGGGCCACTTCAATGCTCACAAAACTTGCCCTGGTTTCTACTTCATTTCAAGTTACGTTAGCAAGCTTTAAGTAGCTTTAAAGTGATCATTAATTGCAACCTAATGAAAGTAGATATATGGAAGCTTAATGTATGGTTGACATTAATGCTATAATGTAAAAATAAATCACTAAAAAGGTTTGCAAAAAGGAAGTAACCGACAAGCTTCTTTGCAAAAGATTGGCCCAATATTAACCTAAGATGGAAGGGTTAACTTCAGTTGGAATATGTGTTTTACATACCAGAATTAATATGCACTGTTGTTTTACTGTCTGCCATGAATACTGTCTCTCCAGCATGCCCAAGCCTTGGAGTCACTCAAGGACCACCTCAAAGAAGGGGCTAGGGCTTTGGATGTTGGCTCTGGGAGTGGCTACCTCACAGCTTGCATGGGGCTCATGGCAAGTGGACATTTGGCATTGGTTGCACTTGTAAGGATTGTGCAGAAAAGCTAAGATAGTGTAGACAGGTAGGCCATCTCTCCTTTGAGATTCAGCATATGTCTGTGATAGCAGCCCGAGAACTAGTGTGAATAAAAATTTTGTAGAGATGTCACCATACTCATTAGTTCTGTTGATAATCCAAACCAGCTACTCGGATCTGAAAGAGGAGTGCACGATACAGAGTACTTTTAATTATGTCTGCAAACTGCTTTTGTCACCCTGTGTGCTGACATTTGCTTAGGCAGCACAGTGtctaatacagtaaaagctcattaattaGAACTCTGATAATTTGAACTAATACCCTGGTCTGGGCAAAGCCCTGCATATTTCTATGGGGTATAACTCCCAACAGTTCGAACACGTCAGTATCCACAACAGTCAATTTGAACTGGAAGGCCCTGGTTTTCATTGCTCCTTGCAAAATTTGGCTGAGTGATCACAGTGTGTTGCAAAACCAAACCAAACATTATTTACTAGAGATTCAAAACAAcaaaacagcagcatttctcagcagatAAGAATTCGGACGCTGCAATTCAGCTCTCGTGCAAGCTGCAAACGATGCTTATGGATTCGTGACAGAAGCGCAAGCAAATGCACATTACAGTTTACTTTTAATTTTGATTGCATTAACTATGCCATGTTAATGTGTTTTGGAGCATAAATTGCAGCATATATTTCATATAATGGCTCATTTCTCCCATTAACgcatgtcggtgcttgtttttgGCATATCACTGATTGATCAGTTAATTCTGTTAGCTGTTAAAGTTTCATGAACTTAATTCACAAACTCGCCTGCTACAAATATGTAGTAGCACCTAGTTCGTGATGAGTACAGAGGTGGCTTCTTGGGGTTCTGTCCATGCAGTGTGGTGCGATGTCCGTTCATTCTAGCGCCCGCCCGCTAATTTGAACTCTGCTTAACTATAACAATTTTATTGTCCCCTTCGAGTTCAAATTGGCTAGCTTTTGCTGTATTTGTATTCATGAGTTCATCCTTCTAATGGCCCAAGGGGCAGATGTCCAAGTTTTCTCTCTTGGCTTTCTTTGCACTTTGTGCTTGGTTTCTTAGCTGTGCAATATCGTGTTTTTGTGCTATCGTCCAAAGGCCACCTTGAATGACGATACAGTGTGTGGGGGGTCTTAAGATGCTAGCGCCACTCTTGGAACACACGGAGACAGCAGACAGGGTCGGGCAACCCAAACATCGTGTACATTTACTCAGCTACTTTCACAAACGATATCACCAGCCGAATAAAAAACACCACTAGTGATACACCAAAAAAACAACCTCATACAATATTCCAATAAATTCAGTCAACGTAACAAATACAAGATAACGCGAAAGCGTTGCCGCCGATGTTCGACTCGCCTTGAGGGACCCATGGGACATGACCTGCGGTAGCCACATCCCGTGGACCTCCATCAAGAGACGATCGTCCACGCCAGCTGTCACATGCCAAAGAGAGTCCCCAATCTTTTTTGTGCGGCCTTCTTAGCCTCGCCATTGGACGTCACTGCTGACACTACCACTCTTATCGTAATGATGAAGGTGGTGAAACTGCATGAGCACGGCGCCCCCTACTGCTCAGCAGCTGTTAAACTTAAATGCGGCCTATTCACGAGATGGGTGTGTGCCATGAGGCGCAAACAACCTTACAGGGGtgatagcacccccccccccccccacaagtgTCATGTGATCAGCCTGCCAGATCTGGGTGCCTTGTATTCTTGCGTCCACGTTGCCAGCACATTTGTGTTGAATTTTTACtcttctgaaataaaaataaattgtttcAGAGTAATGGGCTTCGACATTTTCCCCCTTTTTTGCTGAAGTAACCATTCTTCTGGTGGCAGGTTGGCGAGACTGGCTTGGCTGTGGGCATTGATCACATCCCAGAACTGGTCAACGAGTCCATTGCAAACATTGAGCGCGACCAGCCACAACTGCTTAAATCTAAGCGGGTCAAGCTGATCGGTATGTTTGCAATTCTTCATTGTGACTACTCattgtttgtgtttttcttaTCCTTTCCAACATGAGCCCTAGTGTTGTGTACTTTTCACATTTATTCAGTGACGTACAGCAGATCATGACAGTGTCtagcgctcacactgtcgtctgttttttttccccttcttcacTGTGTATCATCTTTTCTTCAACTGAGCTacgctaaagcaatatcattttatcatgcaccaacttgcccagtcAATAGTGCGTGTCTAGAAGGTTTCTAGATAGCCTGGGTACACTGcctctattgaaaaaaaaatgtttttttgctttattttgtaGTAGTCATGACCTATTCAGAGACACCTTACATTACGAATCGCCCGTATTTTAACAGAGCAGAAATTTTCCCTTGTGGAAATGGTGCTCCGTAATCTTTTTTAGCCACTTGTAATTCAATATTGTACTGTACTGCAACGCTCTAAATGATCCAGCCTTGAGGAGCCTTTGCTCTTAGCTATTCGACACAGTGCATACACCTGCTTTGTACTGTTCCTTGTTTTTCTGTATAGCATGTTTTTTTTATGCCCTGACGGTACAGAATCAATGTTAATGGTTCAACTTCACAGtgacctgtctttttttttttcttcttcaaactTTATCTCTGAAAGTGACAGCACTTTAGTTTTACCTAAACTGCACATCAGTTAAGCTGTCATCTTggtttttggggggggggggcacattatTGGATAGTTATTGATAAAGAAATCGGCCACGGTGATCTGCtcgttatggtgctcgactgctgactcgaaggtcgcgggatcgaatctcaacaacagcggccatattttcaaccGAATAAAAAAATGATAGAGGCCCTTGTAATCAAGTttaagtgcacgtcaaagaacctcaCTTGGTCGACAATTTTCgtagtccttcactacggcatccctcatcaTCATATAGGGATCTTGGGAAGTTACACTCTAACAATTGACTTAATAGAATGCATTGCTTGTCCTTTTAGTCATAACCGTAGTTTAACGTAGTGGCACAAATGGCCAAGGCAGATGAAGCAAGAATGAATCCCATTGCCCAGTGAGGAGCTTCCTGGCACCTGTAACGACCTCTTTCCTTACAGTGGGAGATGGTCGTGAAGGATATCCTGAGCATGCTCCGTACGACGCAATCCACGTGGGAGCGGCAGCCCCAGATATGCCAAGAAAGGTCAGTGTTTTGTGTTACGGCGTATTCTACAAGTTCGTCTTTTCTAACATGATTAAGGTTGACTAAAACCAAATGCGATTGTAAGTCTTAAGGCACCAGAATTTAAATAATTTTATGGTGTAATGTGATGAAAATTGTGTTTAATGTAAATTGTTAGTGTGTGGAGGATATAATTGGGTTCTTTTTCTGTCAAGGATGGCTTGTAGTAATGGGTGAATTgcaaattttaggttcaaaggGAATTCAAAACAAATGGTtgtttggtcaaataattttgaatgaaatACTTTTGTATTAGTCCAATACTAATAGTATATATCATATATTACAAGGAAAATGACTATTATTCTCGCACCCTAATGTGTACAATATCATATAGAATTGGAATAAAGCATGTGCGAATGTCAGTTTTTTGGTCAGAATGAAGCAAGATTTCAGTGCTACTATAATAGGATTCAAGTCATAAGTGGTAAAATACGCGACATTTTAAAATATGCTATAGTTGGCATGTATGAGCTTGTGTAAcgagcttttaaacttaaaaagtAATTAATTGAGGGAAAGGCAATAGATTCAGCTTTACATGTATATCTTTCTGGCAGCGCATATTTTCCCTGGATTCACATTATATCGTACTGGTAAACCTTCTTACAAGGGATTTACAGGAAGTCAAATGCACTTCTATTTCTTCATtttgaatacttcaaaatttcaaGTAATTTAAATTTGCTTTGAGGCAAATTTGAATGCTCACAATGCTTTCAATTATTCAAATTGCTTGAATATTCGCCCATGCTTAGAGACATCACTGTAATGAGGTGTGGCTGTTCATGGATCGGTTGTGCAGCTGGTGGAACAGCTGAAGCCCGGTGGACGCCTGATCTGCCCCGTCGGACCGGCCGGTGCGAGCCAGACGCTGGAGCAGGTGGACAAACTGGAGGACGGCACAGTGCGGCGCACCTCCCTCATGGGCGTCGTCTACGTGCCACTGACGGACAAGGAGTCTCAGTGGCCCGGAAGGTGGTGTCAGTGCTCCTCACTTCTCACTGCTGCGCGTGACGTTTCACACAAACATCACTTGGGTCAGTCTGGTGCTTCGGTCGTGTGCCCAGCCATCATGCAGGCATTCGCTCAAAGCACGTGTACGCATTCCTATAGCAATCGTATTGAGGCAAAAGCCTTCAACATCTCGTACTCGCGGTGACCGGTGTCCGTTCGGCCCCTTGGCATGGTGTCAACCGTGGTGCCTCCCCCTCAAGTAGGAGGATAAATGAGCCTTACTGGCACTGTAACGCGGATGGTGTTTGCACGATGCGCAAAGCACGAGAATATAAACGCATGCGAAATAGAGGCAGATTAGTCTCGCGTCTCGCTGCGATTTGCACAGTGAGAGCTGTTATAAGATAACTCGCAACAACAGTCAGCCTTGGTGgtgtagttgtccgctgccactTCTGGTGTCGATACTAACAGCTATtgtgcataatgaaaaaaaaaaagtatcaaaGATCGAGCAGGATTCAGACCCAGGTCATCTGCGCCGCAGTCCGGTATTCTACTACAGTCATGCCGGTGCTTAAAACTCAAGCTAAAAGACACTatacaggcttcatgtcgggcATGGAACCATGTTAGCAGAGGTAATATAATGTGAATGTGGTGGAAGAGGAGAATAGCACCTGCTGTCACACTATGCAAAATGAGTAACAACCGCATAATTTAGTTTTCTACGCTTCGCAAAGGGCTCTCTCAAACTACTTAGTCATGCACTACAGCATTAACGAAGCGCACATAATGTCTTAAAGacgtgtagtgggtaccttgcttTCCTGCAGAATGGTGAATAATGGCATAATGGTACTCCGCAGAGCAACGAATAGTGTTCAGAGTGCTACAGATTATAACCTCAAAATTTTAATCTCTATTCGGTTCTTTTATGGAGTTCAGAGTGAAATCGAGCAAGGGCCTTCTTGGCAGGGTGACTGTTGCACCAGCGCTAGTGATTATCACGGAGCATAAGCTTAATGCTACTTGTGGTGGCAGCAAGCAGTTTGTGAGTGACTTGAGATGGCGTCAGGCACTGCCTGGCACTCTTTAGAACTTAAGTGGCATTGATGATGGCTGGAAGTACAATCTCTTAGGCAATAAAAAACCATCAATGCAcctgacaataaaaaaaaattagttcAATCTAGTGTACAATTCATGAACTTAGGTTATACTAAGTGCAAAACATAGCATTTTGCTTTTGTATAACTGGCATTTGAGAACACTAGATGAATCAAATACAAAATTTGTCATTTGAAAGTCTCAATTATGTGCAAAGCCATGCCTGGTTTTGTAAAATTTGCACTGATTTTTTGAAAGTGTTTATATTTCActacaggtgaaaaaaaaatcaattttgcAACATTCAGATTTAACACCTTTGGAGGCCTATTGCTAAAAAATTATCGAATTGTGGAAAGCAGAGTTAACTACTCTTCTGTGTGACTAGTAATATTGACCCATTATACATCAAATTTATGTCACTCactgtaaatgtttttttttccaaaatgtgTTCCTGTGTGAGCATGACGCAGATCAATTTCATATCGTTTCGCAAAAGTTCTTCACCGATTTttatttcagtaaaaaaaatatttgatgtcGGAAAATGTGACATTTGTATCACTGGAGTGGAGGTCAAGTTCTGGCTAGGTCAAGACATAACCTGCATTAGGTGGTCTCTATTCATTATGGCGAAACTAATATGTTCTAATTGGAACAGCACAGAGACCAATCCTAAAGGGAGACTAAACAACACTAGCGCTGTTTGACAACTGGTTGCTTTATTCAAACGAAACAGAAAAGCAGTGGAAAGAAGGAACAACAAAACATGCACATGCAACCTATGCACGTCATCCTTTGTGATTCGTCTCTGCGCTGTTCCAATGTGAACAcaagccaactagcccaactcttTTCTTTTGAAACTAATATGCTCGAAACCTGTGCGAAATTCTGCTGACTTTTTCTCAGTTCGCGCAAACGACGCAGTGCTCGGCGCCAGACGACCGAGCCCACGCTAATCTCCTCAAAAATGGCAGGGGCTTCGCAAAAGCCTTCACAGTGCGAGACAAGTGACAGTACGACAGGCGAGTCCAGGTGCGAGCCGAGGCGCGAGTCCAGGTGCGTCTTAGGCCAAGAAAGCTTTCTCGAGTGAACGTGTCATTTGAACATTCCATAATCAATTAATCAGCCGGCATTATTGTCGTCTATTGCAATGTAGTCTGGGAGTTCGTTAGTCATACCATTTGGAAAAGTCTGTTCCTAAGTACGGACATGCCCGTGGACAAATTTGTGGAGGAGTGCGAACTTGCACACTATTTTGAGGGATCATAGAAAACGCGGCACATTTTTGTTGCCATTGGGCGACTTGCCATAGCAAGAATTAGAAGAAGCACTTAAAAAGGCTGAAGAGTTCCATGGCTGCAGTATCGTCTTCAAATTAAGAGACTCAAACGTAAACATCCTGCTCACATAAGGGAATACTGACACAAAaatgtttcattttttattttttttgagtAACTAACTACCCCTTAATCACAGTGGGACAACTTCTTTGCTTGAGTGCGCGACGGTTAATTATGTGAAGACGATTCTATTGTGCCTAGTCGCAGTTTGGGTTTCAAGGAGCGCCAAGTGAAGCAGGAAAACAGGACCCAGAATGGTTTTCTTGTAAACATAGATGATTATGTGAGCTCACAAAACCATATTCACATGAGCACTGCATTGACAACTCTTTTCAATATAGGCTGTCCAGGTGCTGCTGTAGTCCCCTCTGGGATGTTGCATACATATGTGTGTGATTTCCCAAAAATGCACGGCGTATCGgcctttttctatttttctttgtaTTCCTGTGCAAGTTCATAAAGAATGTCCCCTTACTTTCCCTCAAAAAGTACCCCGAGAAGAGAGCGCTTGCAAAGGTCACGACAGCCTACGAAGCCTCGTGATGCAGGCGGCTGTTTGTTGTTTTTACATTAAAACCAAGCTGGATTTGATGTCATAAGGGGTGTCTTGCTCCACTACCAAAAATATCAAAATGGAGGCCTCTTGTGTGTACTTAAGCCAAGTGTTGGCTCGGCTACTAACTGCTAGAATACCGTCTTGGTGGCGCTAGTTGTGCACCACTGTTCTCTATGAAAAATAGCGCATTTTTTAATATCCTCAAGTCTAAGCCATCCCTGGAGTTTGATACGAAGAAGTTTGAAAAAACTATCGGGTTAGATTCGAATATAATGGTATACATATTTTTCATTGTGTTTTTAAACGATCGATTCTATGAAAGCTGTGCCAGGACTGTCAGAAAGCTATGTAGCAAACCAGCAGTTAAAAAACACAGCAGTAAGGAAACTTAAATAGTGCAAACGCATGACATGCACTTTAAAATTGACTTTAAATGTGTTATAGGCTGTCTTAGCCATTGATATTTTGTAGATTGTGCATTCACGTAAACATATCTCACAAGTTAACTTGCTTTTATAATTTTGTGACAGTGCTTTTTCAAAAAAGATGCAGCGTTGTTGCTGTGCAAAATGCAACACACAAGAATGCCATTTATTAGCTATTTCGTCTGCATACAAGTAGCGCTGCAATTCGGAAACCTCCGCGATTTTGGCTAACGGCATGTCTGGATTTTTATACGTAGAGATTGTGAGGAGTTTCACACCTTGTATGATTTAGGAACTCTGGTTATTGTGGCAGGCCGTGCCTGAGACTCCTCTCATTGGCTGACGCTATTCACGTCATCAGAGATATTGCATGTCTCGTATTAGTCAGTAATGAAAGTACCAAGTCTGCAACATGCATACAAACTGTGCAAAATTGAAGGCAGGCATAGACAGTGGAAAGGTTACTTTTTAACATTCCTGTAAGACACTTATACATCGCTAATCCTCAATTTTCGAAATTTAAAAACCTGTTACTCGTGACAACATAGCAGAAATTTTTTGGGAATACCTTTCAGGTGAAAAGCTTTGTGCATTGTTCCACTTGCCACTCCATATCGTTCGAACTTGAGTTATatcatactgtttttttttctctaggtgCTCAGAATTCAGTGCTAACCGCAGTTAGCTCTAACTGTTGAGCATAGTGTCTGGGATTTACACATTTTAACATTGAATTTTTAGTCGAATAACTAGTTGTCATATAGCTAAACCTGGGTGACATTTTGACAGCAATACATCGGTTTGAATGCTCTCATTCTTCTCAATGCTTGAAATTGGTTTGGGTGGTAAGATTTCAGGGTTAAATGGAATGCTAAAACTTCATTCAGGTCCATCGGTGCGTGAATTAGCACACAGCACTGGGTAAACAATTAGCTTCAAATTCACTTCTAACCTAAAATTAAGCGTTTGCGCAAGCCTATAATTGGTTTGAAAAGATGATTTCATTGCAATAAGCACCTGCTATGCTGTGAAACCACTTGTCCAGGGAAAGTTTGCACTGCTTCATAGTCATATACTAAGGTTTAATGTATATATTACCTACACCACTATTAAATATATTTTTAAGTTTAAAAATACATTGCATGGGCTTGTAGGCTTtaagtatagcaaattttaaaatgttacataCTTTACTGCTTACAACTTGCACCCTATTGCTATTTAAATCTTGTTACTATTCAAACTTGCTTCTACTTCACATCgatctaaaaaaaaaattctggcgtgcCTAGTTTCGATTATTTAAAATAATGTGCAAGTAAGCTTGGTTAGGACGGAGATGGTCATTTTTCTTTATGTTGTCATACATACTATTCAAACTATTCAGTTAGCAAAGCTTCAACAATTAACTACCTGCTTCAAACCTCTAATTGACTATTTGTCCATCCTTAATAATAATATTCACGGCAAAGTCAAGC
Coding sequences within:
- the Saysd1 gene encoding SAYSVFN motif domain containing 1; the encoded protein is MERMEEELAKFRAQLKVKQEAAKAPEQPDRAKSGSQSESNDTDSDAKPATLTKLRKRREPVQTPPMAASPPSSRIVVTDEPVVDEESCGRWTKLDVATLVLKLTLWCLLMTLFVVLEFGAVFFAISVFYVMFTNFRKRPRLRGELSAYSVFNPNVEAIDGSLTAQDLERQLTMGILPMH